One Helicobacter pylori genomic window, AAAAGCGGATCAATTTGGACATTCCTAATACTCGTATAGCCATTGATTTTTAATTTAGGATCACCAAAACGGCTCCCCCCTTCCCTTTCATAATTCAAACTCACGTTATGCACTAAATTGACGCTATAAGTTTTAAACAAACTAGCGTCATTTTCAAACAAGCAATCATCAGGGTTTTTCTCGTTAGGGAAAGCGTTAAAATCACCGCAAGAATAGGGTAAAAAAGTGCCTGTAAAATTCGCTCTTAAAGGGCGGTTAGCGTTATCTCTGGTCATGTTATAACTGAGCGTTAAGGTATCCCTATCACTCAAATAACCATTGATCTTAGCCATCACATTGTTTTGCTCGCTAGGGCTTGCTGTAACTTTATTATCCGCTTTAGGGTCAAAAAGATTTTTCATCGCATTATCCCCATCACGATAATAGAAAATATTTTGGTGCGTGTAATACAAAAGCGCATCAAAATGATGGTTACGATAAGCGCCCATAATGGTTTCCCTGTCTCCAAAGTTGGTTAAAAAAGTGGCAGCCCCACTTATGGCGTAGTCTTTGCCTTTAGGGATAAAATCGCTCGCGCTTTTAGTCTCCATTTTGATCGCGCCAATCAAAGCCATAGGCCCCGCACTCGCTTGAGCCGCCCCCTTAGTAACCACCACGCTTTTGAGCATTCCAGGGTCAATAATCGTATTGCCTTAATGCCCATAGCTTGCGCCCATTTGCGCCGCGCCATCCACCGTAACCCGAGCCAATCTGTCTTCAATACCGCGCACATAAATTTTTTGCGCTATCACCGCGCCTCCTCCCACATTGATATTAGGGTTTCTTCTAAACATGTCGCTAATTTGGTTGGCTTGCCTTCTTTCTAATTCCTTACTTGAAATGGTTGTCTGGTTGTTGTAATTAAAGATTTTAGCTGCTTGAGTGGTAACCTTACCCAAAGTGTGTTGGGCGTTCTTTTCTTTATCTTTTTTCCTTTCTGTCTTTTTTTCTTCTTTTTCTTCTTCTTTAGCCTCTAATTCAAACATGCCTAATAAGGACAAAAAAATAGAAAAACTACAATACTTCCTAAAACGCTTGTCATTCATTCTTAAAATCCTATTTATTATAATTTCTCTTAAAAAATAAAGGTATTATTATAGTCAAAAAAATATTACAATCGCCTTAAAAGAGCTAGCCATTTTTGATAAACAAATGATAAACTTTTAGAAAAATCCCAAAAAAACCCCTTTCAAAGCGCGCAGAATGCGAAATAATAAAGGGTAATTTTATCTTACTCTCACTTTTTTATGTTTATAAAGCTTGAATATTTTAGAACTAGCGCTTTCAAACAAACCCCTTTCATCGCTCACAATCACATCAGCGAGGTTGGAAGCGATTTCTTTATCATAAGCGTATTGGGTGAGGTTGGCTGAGGTGCTATAGAGCGTTTTAAAACGCTTTAAAAAATCCCCATGCCTGCCTTTAATCACACGAACGGCTTTAGAGTTAGGGTAAATAAAAGTGGTTTTAGCGCTTCTCCTGATGAGGTTTTTAAACGCATTGGGCGCGCGCACTAGGCTTTTTAGGGTGCTAAAATCAGCGCTTTCTATTAAAACGCTTTGGTTTTTAGGGCGCTTTTTTAAAGCGTTGAGCTTTTCGCTGTCTTTAGAAAGCAATCCTATCGTGGTATCGCTTTGAACGAGATACACTAACGCCATCAAGCTACTTTAAATAGTCTTGTAAGGCTAACAACTCGTCTTTTTGAGAGCTTTCTTCTAACGCTAAAAGTAAGACTTCTATCGCGCTTAAAGTCGTGAAATAACTCACATGGTTTTTAAGCACAGAAGCGCGAATGAGTTTGGCGTCATCTTGAGATTTGTGATCGCTAGTGTTGATAGCCATGCTGATTTCCCCATTCATCATCAAATCCATGATATTGGGACGGCCCTCAGAGATTTTAAGCACTTTTAAAGACTCCACCCCGGCTTTTTCCAAAGCCTTATGCGTGCCTTCTGTGGCGCACAATTCAAAGCCTAACTGAACCAATCGTTTCATTAAAACGCACGCTTC contains:
- a CDS encoding Sua5 YciO YrdC YwlC family protein, whose product is MALVYLVQSDTTIGLLSKDSEKLNALKKRPKNQSVLIESADFSTLKSLVRAPNAFKNLIRRSAKTTFIYPNSKAVRVIKGRHGDFLKRFKTLYSTSANLTQYAYDKEIASNLADVIVSDERGLFESASSKIFKLYKHKKVRVR